In one Cupriavidus taiwanensis genomic region, the following are encoded:
- the rplL gene encoding 50S ribosomal protein L7/L12, whose product MAITKDDILEAVGAMSVMELNDLVKAFEEKFGVSAAAMAVAAAPGAGGAAAAEEQTEFNVILAEVGANKVGVIKAVREITGLGLKEAKDLVDGAPKPVKEGVDKAAAAEAKKKLEDAGAKVDVK is encoded by the coding sequence ATGGCAATCACCAAAGACGACATCCTGGAAGCCGTTGGCGCGATGTCCGTGATGGAACTGAACGACCTGGTCAAGGCGTTCGAAGAGAAGTTTGGCGTGTCGGCTGCTGCCATGGCCGTGGCTGCTGCTCCGGGCGCTGGCGGTGCCGCCGCTGCTGAAGAGCAGACCGAGTTCAACGTGATCCTGGCCGAAGTCGGCGCCAACAAGGTCGGCGTCATCAAGGCCGTTCGCGAAATCACCGGCCTGGGCCTGAAGGAAGCCAAGGACCTGGTCGATGGCGCACCGAAGCCCGTCAAGGAAGGCGTGGACAAGGCTGCCGCTGCCGAAGCCAAGAAGAAGCTGGAAGACGCTGGCGCCAAGGTCGACGTCAAGTAA
- the rplJ gene encoding 50S ribosomal protein L10: protein MPLNIEDKKAVVAEVSAQVAKAQTIVVAEYRGIAVGDLTKLRAAARQQGVYLRVLKNTLARRAVEGTPFAGLAEQMTGPLIYGISEDAVASAKVLNDFAKTNDKLVLRAGSYDGKVLDAAAVKALASIPTRDELIAQLLGVMQAPVSGFARLLAALAAKKEEGAPAEAEAAGA, encoded by the coding sequence GTGCCACTCAATATTGAAGATAAGAAGGCCGTCGTTGCTGAGGTCTCGGCGCAAGTCGCCAAGGCCCAGACCATCGTCGTCGCCGAATATCGCGGCATTGCGGTTGGCGATCTGACCAAGCTGCGTGCTGCCGCTCGCCAGCAAGGCGTGTACCTGCGTGTTCTGAAAAACACGCTGGCTCGCCGCGCCGTCGAAGGTACGCCGTTTGCAGGCCTCGCAGAGCAGATGACCGGTCCGCTGATCTACGGTATTTCCGAAGATGCAGTGGCCTCGGCCAAGGTTCTGAACGACTTCGCCAAGACCAACGACAAGCTGGTCCTGCGCGCCGGGTCGTATGACGGCAAGGTTCTCGACGCTGCCGCCGTGAAGGCGCTGGCCTCGATCCCGACCCGCGACGAACTGATTGCTCAGCTGCTGGGCGTGATGCAGGCACCGGTGTCGGGCTTCGCCCGTCTGCTGGCTGCTCTGGCCGCCAAGAAGGAAGAAGGCGCTCCCGCGGAAGCGGAAGCTGCCGGCGCCTAA
- the rplA gene encoding 50S ribosomal protein L1: MAKVSKRVAANKAKIERTKFYPIDEALGLVKGCASAKFDESIDVAVQLGIDAKKSDQVVRGSVVLPAGTGKSVRVAVFAQGEKAEAAKAAGADIVGMEDLAEQVKAGNLNFDVVIASPDTMRIVGTLGQILGPRGLMPNPKVGTVTPDVAQAVKNAKAGQVQFRVDKAGIIHATIGRRSFEDTALKSNLAALLDALVKAKPATSKGVYLRKVAVSSTMGVGVRVDQATLAA; encoded by the coding sequence ATGGCTAAGGTTTCCAAGCGCGTCGCCGCCAACAAGGCGAAGATCGAGCGTACCAAGTTCTACCCGATCGACGAGGCCCTGGGCCTGGTGAAGGGCTGCGCCTCGGCGAAGTTCGACGAATCGATCGACGTGGCCGTGCAACTGGGCATCGACGCCAAGAAGTCGGACCAGGTGGTTCGTGGTTCCGTGGTGCTGCCCGCCGGTACCGGCAAGTCGGTGCGCGTGGCTGTGTTCGCCCAGGGCGAGAAGGCCGAGGCCGCCAAGGCCGCCGGTGCTGACATCGTCGGCATGGAAGACCTGGCCGAGCAAGTCAAGGCCGGCAACCTGAACTTCGACGTCGTGATCGCTTCGCCGGACACGATGCGTATCGTCGGTACGCTGGGCCAGATCCTGGGCCCGCGCGGCCTGATGCCGAACCCGAAGGTCGGTACCGTGACCCCCGACGTGGCCCAGGCTGTGAAGAACGCCAAGGCCGGTCAGGTCCAGTTCCGTGTCGACAAGGCCGGTATCATCCACGCCACCATCGGCCGCCGTTCGTTCGAAGACACCGCGCTGAAGAGCAACCTGGCCGCGCTGCTGGACGCGCTGGTCAAGGCCAAGCCGGCCACCAGCAAGGGCGTGTACCTGCGCAAGGTCGCCGTTTCGTCGACCATGGGCGTCGGCGTGCGTGTCGATCAGGCTACGCTGGCAGCCTGA
- the rplK gene encoding 50S ribosomal protein L11: MAKKIIGFIKLQIPAGKANPSPPVGPALGQRGLNIMEFCKAFNAQTQGMEPGLPVPVVITAFADKSFTFVMKSPPATVLIKKAAGITKGSPKPHTDKVGKITRAQAEEIAKAKNADLTAADLDAAVRTIAGSARSMGITVEGL, translated from the coding sequence ATGGCCAAGAAGATCATTGGCTTTATCAAGCTGCAGATTCCGGCTGGTAAGGCAAATCCCTCCCCGCCCGTTGGTCCCGCACTGGGTCAGCGTGGTCTGAACATCATGGAGTTCTGCAAGGCGTTCAACGCCCAGACCCAAGGCATGGAGCCTGGTCTGCCGGTGCCGGTGGTGATTACCGCCTTCGCCGACAAGAGCTTCACCTTCGTGATGAAGTCGCCGCCGGCGACCGTGCTGATCAAGAAGGCAGCCGGCATCACCAAGGGTTCGCCGAAGCCCCACACCGACAAGGTTGGCAAGATCACCCGCGCCCAGGCTGAAGAAATCGCCAAGGCCAAGAACGCTGACCTGACCGCCGCCGACCTGGACGCCGCCGTGCGTACCATCGCCGGTTCGGCTCGTTCGATGGGCATCACCGTGGAGGGTCTGTAA
- the nusG gene encoding transcription termination/antitermination protein NusG, translating into MTDNAQQENAAPESPSSKKRWYVVHAYSGMEKSVQRALQERIERAEMQDKFGRILVPSEEVVEIKGGHKSVTERRFFPGYVLVEMEMTDETWHLVKNTSKVTGFVGGARNRPSPISQREVDKIMTQMQEGVEKPRPKTLFEVGEMVRVKDGPFTDFNGNVEEVNYEKSRLRVSVTIFGRATPVELEFGQVEKV; encoded by the coding sequence ATGACGGATAACGCCCAGCAGGAAAACGCCGCGCCGGAATCGCCTTCGTCGAAGAAGCGCTGGTATGTCGTGCATGCCTACTCCGGCATGGAGAAGAGCGTGCAACGCGCGCTGCAGGAGCGCATCGAGCGCGCCGAGATGCAGGACAAGTTTGGCCGCATCCTGGTGCCGTCCGAAGAAGTGGTGGAAATCAAGGGTGGCCACAAGTCGGTCACCGAGCGTCGTTTCTTCCCCGGCTACGTGCTGGTCGAGATGGAAATGACCGACGAGACCTGGCACCTGGTGAAGAACACCAGCAAGGTCACAGGTTTCGTGGGCGGTGCCCGCAATCGCCCGAGCCCGATTTCGCAGCGCGAAGTCGACAAGATCATGACCCAGATGCAGGAAGGGGTCGAGAAGCCGCGTCCCAAGACGCTGTTCGAAGTGGGCGAAATGGTGCGCGTCAAGGATGGTCCGTTCACCGACTTCAACGGCAACGTGGAAGAAGTGAACTACGAGAAATCGCGCCTGCGCGTCTCGGTCACCATCTTCGGGCGTGCCACGCCGGTCGAGCTCGAGTTCGGTCAGGTCGAGAAGGTTTAA
- the secE gene encoding preprotein translocase subunit SecE — translation MANPNVETVNASSGKWMLGVAVLLVVAGVIGFYALAQQPSYVRGAALFGGIALGIAVALVSAPGKDFIGFAKESYREVRKVVWPTRKEAGQMTGLVFVFVVVMALFLWSADKLIEWVVFSLVLGWK, via the coding sequence ATGGCCAATCCCAATGTTGAAACCGTGAATGCCAGCAGCGGCAAGTGGATGCTTGGCGTCGCGGTGCTGCTGGTGGTGGCGGGCGTCATCGGTTTCTATGCACTGGCACAGCAACCGTCTTATGTACGTGGCGCCGCACTGTTCGGTGGTATTGCACTGGGTATCGCGGTTGCGCTGGTGTCGGCACCGGGCAAGGACTTTATCGGGTTCGCCAAGGAATCGTATCGGGAAGTTCGCAAGGTCGTCTGGCCGACGCGCAAGGAAGCCGGGCAGATGACGGGACTGGTTTTTGTCTTTGTCGTCGTCATGGCCCTGTTCCTGTGGTCGGCGGACAAGCTCATCGAGTGGGTCGTGTTCTCGCTCGTGCTGGGCTGGAAATAA
- the tuf gene encoding elongation factor Tu, with amino-acid sequence MAKEKFERTKPHVNVGTIGHVDHGKTTLTAAIATVLAAKFGGAAKKYDEIDAAPEEKARGITINTAHVEYETANRHYAHVDCPGHADYVKNMITGAAQMDGAILVCSAADGPMPQTREHILLARQVGVPYIIVFLNKCDMVDDAELLELVEMEVRELLSKYEFPGDDTPIIKGSAKLALEGDKGELGEVAIMNLADALDNYIPTPERAVDGTFLMPVEDVFSISGRGTVVTGRIERGVIKVGEEIEIVGIKPTVKTTCTGVEMFRKLLDQGQAGDNVGLLLRGTKREDVERGQVLCKPGSIKPHTHFTGEVYILSKDEGGRHTPFFNNYRPQFYFRTTDVTGSIELPKDKEMVMPGDNVSITVKLIAPIAMEEGLRFAIREGGRTVGAGVVAKILD; translated from the coding sequence ATGGCAAAGGAAAAGTTCGAGCGGACCAAGCCGCACGTGAACGTTGGTACGATTGGTCACGTTGACCATGGCAAGACCACGCTGACCGCAGCGATCGCCACGGTGCTGGCAGCGAAGTTCGGCGGTGCCGCCAAGAAGTACGACGAAATCGACGCAGCGCCGGAAGAAAAGGCCCGCGGTATTACCATCAACACCGCGCACGTCGAATACGAGACGGCCAACCGCCACTACGCGCACGTTGACTGCCCGGGCCACGCCGACTATGTGAAGAACATGATCACGGGTGCCGCCCAGATGGACGGCGCGATCCTGGTGTGCTCGGCCGCTGACGGCCCGATGCCGCAGACCCGCGAGCACATCCTGCTGGCTCGCCAGGTTGGCGTGCCGTACATCATCGTGTTCCTGAACAAGTGCGACATGGTGGACGACGCCGAACTGCTCGAGCTGGTCGAGATGGAAGTGCGCGAGCTGCTGAGCAAGTACGAGTTCCCCGGCGACGACACCCCGATCATCAAGGGTTCGGCCAAGCTGGCGCTGGAAGGCGACAAGGGCGAACTGGGCGAAGTGGCCATCATGAACCTGGCCGACGCGCTGGACAACTACATCCCGACGCCGGAGCGTGCCGTTGACGGTACCTTCCTGATGCCGGTGGAAGACGTGTTCTCGATCTCGGGTCGCGGCACCGTGGTGACCGGCCGTATCGAGCGCGGCGTGATCAAGGTCGGCGAAGAAATCGAAATCGTCGGTATCAAGCCGACCGTGAAGACCACCTGCACCGGCGTGGAAATGTTCCGCAAGCTGCTGGACCAGGGCCAGGCTGGCGACAACGTCGGTCTGCTGCTGCGCGGCACCAAGCGTGAAGACGTCGAGCGCGGCCAGGTGCTGTGCAAGCCGGGCTCGATCAAGCCGCACACCCACTTCACCGGCGAGGTGTACATCCTGTCGAAGGACGAAGGCGGCCGTCACACCCCGTTCTTCAACAACTACCGCCCGCAGTTCTATTTCCGCACCACCGACGTGACCGGCTCGATCGAGCTGCCGAAGGACAAGGAAATGGTCATGCCGGGTGACAACGTGTCGATCACGGTCAAGCTGATCGCCCCGATCGCCATGGAAGAAGGCCTGCGCTTCGCTATCCGCGAAGGTGGCCGTACCGTCGGCGCCGGCGTCGTGGCAAAGATCCTCGACTAA
- a CDS encoding DUF488 domain-containing protein has protein sequence MTIRIVRLGTPRAANEGLRVGTVRRPPRGVPKSEFASRDYYDVWYPALSPSPELVTQALHATDDKQWRAFVRHFRKEMAEPDASRTLDLLAALSHQTNFSVGCYCEDEARCHRSVLRELLAERAAVID, from the coding sequence ATGACCATCAGAATCGTAAGACTGGGTACACCGCGCGCGGCCAACGAGGGCCTGCGCGTCGGTACCGTGCGCCGGCCTCCGCGGGGCGTGCCCAAATCCGAGTTTGCTAGCCGCGATTACTATGATGTCTGGTACCCGGCGCTTTCTCCGTCGCCAGAACTGGTCACCCAGGCGCTGCATGCGACCGACGATAAACAATGGCGCGCCTTTGTACGGCATTTCCGCAAGGAAATGGCAGAACCGGATGCCAGCCGCACGCTGGACCTGTTGGCGGCACTGTCGCACCAGACCAATTTCTCGGTGGGCTGCTATTGCGAGGACGAAGCGCGATGCCACCGCTCCGTCTTGCGCGAACTGCTCGCCGAGCGCGCGGCGGTGATCGACTGA
- a CDS encoding nucleoside recognition domain-containing protein encodes MALNVVWLGFFLISFSAACVRVAQGDLAVFPAMLSSLFDSARTAFEIALGLAGVMSLWLGIMRIGERAGVVDAFARLVNPLLRHFFPGVPQGHPAQGAMMMNVSANLLGLDNAATPLGLNAMRELQTLNRRPDVATDAQIMFIVLNSAGLTLIPTSVIAIRQAIAVKQGLVGFNAADIFLPTLLATGGACLAGLLAVAWVQRINLLRPAVLVTFGLVVALLGAMFAWLQHAPPEQVGTVTALAGAGFILSLITLFLICGALRRVNVYEAFIDGAKEGFGVAMQIIPYLVAILIAIGLFRAAGCMDVLMGWLVQGFAMLGVNTDFVPALPVGLMKILSGAGARGLMVDVMTTYGVDSFQGRLAAIIQGSTETTFYVLAVYFGSINVRNTRHALGCALVADAAGIVCAVGAAYLFR; translated from the coding sequence ATGGCGCTGAACGTAGTCTGGCTCGGCTTCTTCCTGATTTCCTTCTCAGCCGCCTGCGTCCGCGTGGCGCAGGGAGACCTCGCCGTCTTCCCGGCGATGCTCAGCAGCCTGTTCGACAGCGCCCGCACCGCCTTCGAGATCGCGCTCGGACTGGCCGGCGTAATGAGCCTGTGGCTAGGCATCATGCGCATCGGCGAACGCGCCGGCGTTGTCGATGCTTTCGCCCGGCTGGTGAACCCGCTGCTGCGGCACTTCTTTCCGGGGGTGCCCCAGGGCCATCCGGCACAAGGCGCGATGATGATGAACGTGTCGGCCAACCTGCTCGGGCTCGACAACGCCGCCACGCCGCTGGGCCTGAACGCCATGCGCGAACTGCAGACGCTGAACCGGCGCCCGGACGTCGCCACCGACGCGCAGATCATGTTCATCGTGCTGAACTCTGCCGGGCTGACGCTGATCCCGACTTCGGTCATCGCCATTCGTCAGGCCATCGCGGTCAAGCAGGGGCTGGTCGGCTTCAACGCTGCCGATATCTTCTTGCCGACGCTCCTGGCCACCGGGGGCGCCTGCCTGGCCGGGCTGCTCGCGGTAGCCTGGGTCCAGCGGATCAACCTGCTGCGGCCCGCCGTGCTGGTGACGTTCGGACTGGTGGTGGCGTTGCTCGGGGCAATGTTCGCGTGGTTGCAGCATGCGCCTCCCGAGCAGGTGGGCACCGTGACGGCGCTGGCTGGCGCCGGCTTCATCCTGTCCCTGATCACCCTCTTTCTGATTTGCGGTGCGCTGCGCCGGGTCAACGTGTACGAGGCGTTTATCGATGGGGCCAAGGAAGGCTTCGGTGTCGCGATGCAGATCATTCCCTATCTGGTCGCGATCCTGATCGCCATTGGCCTGTTCCGCGCCGCCGGCTGCATGGACGTGCTGATGGGCTGGCTCGTGCAAGGGTTCGCGATGCTGGGCGTCAACACCGACTTTGTCCCGGCTCTGCCAGTCGGGCTCATGAAGATCCTGTCCGGCGCCGGGGCGCGCGGGCTGATGGTCGACGTGATGACGACCTACGGCGTCGATTCCTTCCAGGGGCGCCTGGCGGCGATTATCCAGGGATCGACCGAAACCACCTTCTATGTGCTGGCGGTCTATTTCGGCAGCATCAATGTGCGTAATACGCGCCATGCGCTCGGTTGCGCGCTGGTAGCGGATGCGGCCGGCATCGTTTGTGCCGTTGGCGCCGCATACCTTTTCCGCTGA
- a CDS encoding DUF1488 domain-containing protein — translation MPDITFPRSLPTYCAASLTLSCPATVNGSPTLYSVTAEALEAHFGARSPREEDLVAAFTSNRQRIERLAESLFELTQAREIVLRSGHFRFAG, via the coding sequence ATGCCAGACATTACGTTCCCTCGCAGCCTCCCTACCTATTGTGCAGCCAGCCTGACGCTGTCCTGCCCCGCCACGGTCAACGGCAGTCCCACTTTGTATTCCGTCACCGCCGAGGCGCTCGAAGCCCATTTCGGCGCGCGCTCGCCGCGCGAAGAAGACCTGGTAGCGGCCTTCACCAGTAACCGCCAGCGCATCGAGCGCCTGGCAGAAAGCCTGTTCGAGCTGACCCAGGCACGCGAGATCGTGCTGCGCAGCGGCCACTTCCGCTTTGCCGGCTAA
- a CDS encoding universal stress protein, protein MTSAAYSKIVVAVDGSSTSDLAVGEAIRVASPGEATVLALYVVDTGTPMFDVGYYDPSQLQKAFEESGQRALQDAAQRLAGAGVAHETQLVTAAAVPGDIGASINEAARQWGADLLVIGTHGRRGVPRLVLGSVAEAVIRQSTVPVLLVRGEAKAD, encoded by the coding sequence ATGACAAGCGCGGCATACAGCAAGATCGTAGTGGCGGTGGACGGCAGCAGCACGTCAGACCTGGCGGTCGGCGAAGCCATTCGCGTGGCCTCACCGGGTGAGGCCACCGTGCTGGCGCTCTATGTCGTCGACACCGGCACGCCCATGTTCGATGTCGGCTACTACGACCCCAGCCAGTTGCAGAAGGCCTTCGAGGAAAGCGGGCAGCGCGCCCTGCAGGACGCCGCGCAGCGCCTGGCTGGTGCCGGCGTCGCGCACGAAACCCAGCTCGTGACCGCGGCTGCGGTGCCTGGCGATATCGGCGCATCCATCAATGAGGCCGCGCGCCAATGGGGAGCAGATCTCCTGGTGATCGGCACGCACGGCCGGCGCGGCGTGCCCCGGTTGGTGCTGGGCAGCGTGGCCGAGGCGGTGATCCGCCAGTCCACCGTGCCGGTGCTGCTGGTGCGCGGCGAAGCGAAAGCCGATTGA
- the paaA gene encoding 1,2-phenylacetyl-CoA epoxidase subunit PaaA, producing the protein MYTQSLDLPGQHADAAQASAPPDETARQAAFDACMAADGKIEPQDWMPQAYRKTLVRQISQHAHSEIVGMLPEGNWISRAPSLKRKAILLAKVQDEGGHGLYLYSAAETLDASRDDLVDALHSGKAKYSSIFNYPTLTWADVGVIGWLVDGAAIMNQIPLCRCSYGPYARAMIRICKEESFHQRQGFDALLAMMRGTDAQREMVQDAVNRWWFPVLMMFGPSDAASTNSAQTMAWGIKRISNDDLRQKFVDATVEQARVLGVTLPDPGLQWNAERGHYDYSPLDWDEFWRVINGDGPCNKERLATRVKAHEDGAWVREAALAHAAKQAEREAGAARAAA; encoded by the coding sequence ATGTACACGCAGAGTCTTGACCTGCCCGGCCAGCACGCCGATGCAGCGCAGGCCAGCGCGCCCCCGGATGAAACCGCCCGCCAGGCAGCGTTCGATGCCTGCATGGCCGCCGACGGCAAGATCGAGCCGCAGGACTGGATGCCGCAGGCCTACCGCAAGACCCTGGTGCGCCAGATCTCGCAGCACGCACACTCCGAGATCGTCGGCATGCTGCCCGAAGGCAACTGGATCAGCCGTGCGCCGTCACTCAAGCGCAAGGCCATCCTGCTGGCCAAGGTGCAGGATGAAGGCGGCCACGGCCTTTACCTGTATTCGGCGGCCGAGACCCTGGACGCCTCGCGCGACGACCTGGTCGACGCGCTGCACAGCGGCAAGGCCAAGTACTCGTCGATCTTCAATTACCCGACCCTGACCTGGGCCGATGTTGGCGTGATCGGCTGGCTGGTCGACGGCGCCGCGATCATGAACCAGATTCCGTTGTGCCGCTGCTCGTACGGGCCTTATGCGCGCGCCATGATCCGCATCTGCAAGGAAGAGTCGTTCCACCAGCGCCAGGGTTTCGACGCGCTGCTGGCCATGATGCGCGGCACCGACGCCCAGCGCGAGATGGTGCAGGACGCGGTCAACCGCTGGTGGTTCCCGGTGCTGATGATGTTCGGCCCGTCCGATGCGGCCTCGACCAACAGCGCGCAGACGATGGCCTGGGGCATCAAGCGCATTTCCAACGACGACCTGCGCCAGAAGTTTGTCGATGCCACGGTCGAGCAGGCGCGCGTGCTGGGCGTGACCCTGCCCGACCCCGGCCTGCAATGGAATGCCGAGCGCGGCCACTATGACTACAGCCCGCTGGACTGGGATGAATTCTGGCGGGTGATCAACGGCGACGGGCCGTGCAACAAGGAACGCCTGGCTACCCGCGTGAAGGCGCACGAAGATGGCGCCTGGGTACGCGAAGCCGCGCTGGCGCACGCCGCCAAGCAGGCCGAACGCGAAGCCGGCGCCGCTCGCGCCGCCGCCTGA